One genomic segment of Brassica napus cultivar Da-Ae chromosome A3, Da-Ae, whole genome shotgun sequence includes these proteins:
- the LOC111213936 gene encoding extensin-2-like → MATPAWSHARGQWVIAMLALLVGSAIATEPYYYSSPPPPYEYKSPPPPVKSPPPPYEYKSPPPPVKSPPPPYYYHSPPPPVKSPPPPYVYQSPPPPVKSPPPPYYYHSPPPPVKSPPPPYVYNSPPPPVKSPPPPYYYHSPPPPVKSPPPPYYYHSPPPPVKSPPPPYYYHSPPPPVKSPPPPYYYHSPPPPVKSPPPPYYYHSPPPPLKSPPPPYYYHSPPPPAKSPPPPYYYYYSPPPPVKSPPPPYYYHSPPPPVKSPPPPYYYHSPPPPVKSPPPPYYYHSPPPPVKSPPPPYYYHSPPPPVKSPPPPYYYHSPPPPVKSPPPPYYYSSPPPPKSYPPPYYYSSPPPPPKSYSPPYYYSSPPPPMSYPQPHPQPHPLVFKVVGKVYCYRCYDWTYPKKSHDKKHLKGAVVEVTCKAGDKTVKAYGKTKINGKYAITVKGYNYRKYGGEVCTAKLHSPPKGSPCNIPTSYHLGNKGAKLHVKSKTKYEVVLYAKSFAYAPKKPYGECHKPAPYHPPYYYKSPPPPSPVYYYKSPPPPTPTYVYKSPPPPTPAYVYKSPPPPTPTYVYKSPPPPTPTYVYKSPPPPTPTYVYKSPPPPTPTYVYKSPPPPTPTYVYKSPPPPTPTYVYKSPPPPTPTYVYKSPPPPTHTPTPYYYHSPPPPVKSPPPPYYYHSPPPPVKSPPPPYYYHSPPPPVKSPPPPYYYHSPPPPVKSPPPPYYYQSPPPPVKSPPPPYYYHSPPPPVKSPPPPYYYHSPPPPMKSPPPPYYYHSPPPPVKSPPPPYYYHSPPLPVKSPPPPYYYHSPPPPVKFPPPPYYYHSPPPPVKSPPPPYYYHSPPPPVKSPPPPYYYHSPPPPVKSPPPPYYYHSPPPPVKSPPPPYYYHSPPPPVKSPPPPYYYHSPPPPVKSPPPPYYYHSPPPPVKSPPPPYYYHSPPPPVKSPPPPYYYHSPPPPMKSPPPPYVYHSPPPPMKSPPPPYYYHSPPPPVKSPPPPPYYYHSPPPPVKSPPPPYYYHSPPPPVKSPPPPYHYNSPPPPVKSPPPPVYIYASPPPPTHY, encoded by the exons CcagtctcctcctcctccggtgaagtctccaccaccacctTATTACTACCACTCTCCGCCACCACCTGTGAAGTCTCCTCCCCCTCCTTATGTATACaactctcctcctcctccggtgaagtctcctccaccaccgtatTATTACCACTCTCCTCCACCACCAGTaaaatctcctcctcctccttacTATTATCATTCTCCACCACCTCCGGTGAAATCTCCGCCACCACCATATTACTATCACTCACCACCTCCTCCAGTGAAGTCTCCCCCACCACCATATTACTACcattctccaccaccaccggttaaatctccaccaccaccttACTACTATCATTCTCCACCTCCTCCATTgaagtctcctccaccaccatactactatcactctcctcctcctccagccaagtctccaccaccaccatactactactactactctcctcctcctccagtcaagtctcctccaccaccgtacTACTAccactctcctcctcctccggtcaagtctcctccaccaccgtacTACTAccactctcctcctcctccggtaaagtctccaccaccaccgTACTACTAccactctcctcctcctccggttaaatctccaccaccaccttACTACTAccactctcctcctcctccggttaAATCACCACCACCGCCATACTATTATCACTCTCCACCTCCTCCAGTGAAATCACCACCCCCACCTTATTATTACTCATCCCCACCACCACCAAAGTCTTATCCTCCACCATACTACTACTCATCTCCACCGCCACCACCAAAGTCGTACTCGCCACCGTACTACTACTCATCGCCACCACCTCCGATGTCATACCCTCAACCTCACCCACAGCCACATCCACTTGTCTTCAAAGTTGTTGGTAAAGTGTATTGTTACAGATGTTATGACTGGACTTATCCTAAAAAGTCCCACGATAAGAAGCATCTCAAAG GTGCTGTGGTGGAAGTGACGTGCAAGGCCGGTGACAAGACAGTGAAGGCATACGGGAAGACCAAAATCAACGGTAAATACGCAATAACCGTTAAGGGATACAACTACCGTAAATACGGTGGCGAAGTTTGCACAGCCAAACTCCACTCGCCACCTAAGGGATCGCCGTGTAACATTCCTACAAGTTACCATTTGGGTAACAAAGGTGCTAAACTCCATGTGAAATCAAAGACAAAGTACGAGGTTGTGCTTTATGCTAAGTCCTTTGCTTATGCACCTAAGAAACCTTACGGAGAATGCCACAAGCCGGCTCCTTACCATCCTCCTTACTACTACaagtctccaccaccacctTCTCCGGTTTACTACTACaagtctccaccaccaccaactCCAACTTATGTCTATAAATCACCGCCTCCACCAACCCCAGCGTATGTCTACAAATCGCCTCCTCCTCCTACCCCAACATACGTCTAtaaatctcctccaccaccaacTCCGACTTACGTCTACAAATCACCACCACCGCCTACTCCAACGTATGTGTATAAGTCTCCGCCTCCACCAACCCCTACGTATGTCTACAAGTCGCCCCCACCACCAACTCCAACCTATGTTTACAAATCACCGCCTCCTCCTACTCCGACCTACGTCTACAAGTCGCCGCCTCCTCCTACCCCAACTTATGTTTACAAGTCGCCACCACCTCCAACACACACTCCTACACCATACTACTACcattctccaccaccaccagttAAATCTCCTCCACCTCCATATTATTACCATTCGCCACCACCACCCGTAAAATCTccaccaccgccatattatTATCATTCACCACCCCCTCCGGTgaaatctcctcctcctccttacTACTACCACTCTCCACCCCCTCCGGTGAAGTCTCCTCCTCCACCTTACTACTACCAGTCACCACCCCCTCCCGTAaagtcaccaccaccaccatattaTTACCATTCACCACCTCCTCCGGTCAAATCTCCTCCTCCACCCTACTATTACCATTCACCTCCTCCACCGATgaaatctccaccaccaccatactactaCCACTCACCACCTCCTCCAGTCAAATCTCCTCCTCCACCGTACTATTACCATTCACCTCCTCTACCGGTgaaatctccaccaccaccatactactaCCATTCACCACCTCCTCCTGTCAAATTTCCTCCTCCACCATACTATTACCACTCACCACCCCCACCGGTCAAATCCCCTCCACCACCTTACTACTACCACTCACCACCCCCACCGGTCAAATCTCCTCCTCCACCATACTACTACCACTCCCCACCCCCACCGGTcaaatctcctccaccaccttaCTACTACCACTCACCACCCCCACCGGTcaaatctcctccaccacccTATTACTACCACTCACCACCTCCACCGGTGAAGTCGCCACCACCGCCATACTATTACCATTCACCACCCCCACCGGTcaaatctcctccaccacccTATTACTACCATTCACCACCTCCACCGGTGAAATCGccaccaccgccatattatTACCACTCACCACCCCCACCGGTCAAATCTCCTCCTCCACCATACTACTATCACTCACCGCCCCCTCCAATgaaatctcctccaccaccatatgttTACCATTCACCACCTCCACCCATGAAATCTCCTCCTCCACCATACTACTATCACTCACCACCTCCACCAGTAaagtctccaccaccaccaccatattaTTACCATTCACCACCTCCTCCAGTAAAATCTCCTCCTCCACCATACTACTACCATTCACCACCTCCTCCGGTGAAGTCTCCACCACCGCCATACCATTACaactctccaccaccaccagtaAAATCTCCCCCACCTCCAGTATACATCTACGCCTCTCCTCCACCTCCTACCCATTACTAG